The sequence below is a genomic window from Schistocerca gregaria isolate iqSchGreg1 chromosome 5, iqSchGreg1.2, whole genome shotgun sequence.
tttatttcttttgttgcgagttgtcacggctgatgatggtggtaagcgacaaattctgcACAAGCAAGCGGTAGGCGCTTTCTTCTTGTAAATAATTAGTATTGACAATAAAATGATGAAATACTTGTTACTGTTATGAAGTCGTGAAAAAACGTGAAACGAAAAagtgtgaaaaatatgaaatattgttCTGTAGTGTTATAAAGTCTTCACCGAAGAAACTTACAGTGCCCCTTTTTGTTGCAGGTAACAGCAGAGCTTAATAGCGTAGACTATGGATAGGGTTCCACTGAGCCGAGAGACTGTGGAGGCGATAAAGACGAAGCGGCAGCTGGAGAGGGCGTGGGAGGAGTACGGAGACGCGGAGGACAAGCGAGCGTTGAGCAGGCAGAAGAGGCTGGTGAGTCGCTCGGTGGCAGAGGACCGCGGGGCGCGCATACAGGCGGTCGAGGGGCAGCGGCGCGAAGCGGCCGCCAGGAGGGCCAAAGCCGGCGGGGTCCGCAAGGTGGTGGCGCGCTCCGGCGGCGACACGCTGTGCGGCGCCGTCCAGATGATGAAGTCTCTCGCCGTCGCCAGCAAGAGGCAGCTCGGCGGAGGTGGGGGCGTCCGGGCCACACAGTGGTGACAGGCTCTGTCTGGTCTTCGGCAGAACAAGctcaattttttcattttttttaggtAGTGGGGTGGGGAGTAGAATTCATGTTACAGTGTAATAGGCTGTTTAGTCCAGTTGATCAGTGCTGCAATAAAATATCTTCATTAGCTCGGTGAATACTGTATTTAGACGTCACTGGTGTCAACATACCGTTCCATTTGCATTTAACTTGTATCAGTTTCAGAATAAACTAAAGGGCTTTGCACATAGTCAGGCGCGTACTATAATTTTCGTACTAGGCGCTGATGCTCTGACCGGACAGTAAGTTAGTTTTCTCGCGGCTTGCACCGTACGACCAGTGAATGTACTTTTATTTCTTCTCGTGTATCACTAGTATCTGTTCAGTTTGTTCTGTTCGCAGTGTAGAAAACCAAGAAAGTCAATTCGATTGCAGGTACTTTTCAATAAACTGTTTAGTTtatgattatgttttttttttcctttttcctcagTTTTCATTCCAGTATGTCTTCAcagattaaaaaaaagtaaataaataaaacgaatcCGTCCTCTTTGTCAATACAGAAATACCAAGGCAGATCATTTTTAATTTTAGACATAACGTCAATGGAACTATAGTGATTTCTATGTCTtgattaaaaaacagtcttgattgcattTGTTTAACGTTAATGCTGTTAGTGCTTTCGGTCAACAGACAAAACATGAGATTTTCTTACGCAATGTAAGCACCTGTTTCTCCGTTGTTACATCTGTAGTTTCTCATTGTCACTTAGTTTTAACTAGCTTTTAGCttttaaaaaagtgaaatatttctggatgttttttaattcttttatttgctATGAATACGTCTtactaaattacattccactgttaGGCAGAGTGGGTGTAACTTAACCTTTGcagctggttccggtggaggttcgagtcctccctccttaggataatttaggttaagtagtgtgtacgcttagggactgatgaccttagcagttaagtcccataagatttcacgtacACTTAACCTTTGCAACTGCCAAACCTCTTCTGTTGTTACCATACGGTGTTACCTTGTGGCCCTTGTCACAGCTTCCTTTAGTGAAACACATATTGAAGTTTCTATTTACACTTTTTTGTATTTTGTCATTACTTTATCCTGTGACCTCTTATTATCTTTAAACCTTGACTGTTGGTGGTTTACTGACCAGAAGCGCTAAGAACATTAGCATTAAATAAATTAAACTGAGACTACATTTTGCAATCACCacatttttgtttccaaaaactatacGACTTCAGTGATCcttccaagtctcaaacatctacaaggtatgtatgcagactgaagcaacgaatgaaagtTTGTACCATGGTCGGGATTTGAACCCTggcctcctgctcactaggcagatgcggtaATCACTAAGTCATCCTGGTAGCGGCTTTCCACAACTGCATTGATTACCCTTCAATTCTGAAATTGTATGATTAAATGTATAATTGTAAAAATTAGTGTAAGAGCACTGCAGAGCATGACTCATTTGAAAAGGTCCTACAGTCACCTGAAAATTCCTATTTAATTAAATCAACAACTGAGCCACGTTATGTAGAAATACAGCGCAAAGGTGTAATTGCTAGTAAATATTCAGTATGAATGAATTAATGATGAATGTGTTTCATGCATGTTCGTAACACGGCTTGCTTAGCGAAACTGATGCCATCACAAATTAAATTAGTAACTTGTATGTAAAGAATACTCCAAACAATTTCTTGTCGTAAAGCTGATTTGGGTCAAAACATTGTGCAACACAGAATATTAAATGGCCCTAGTGGAATTAGTATAACCGTCTAATGACTTATTATCCCCGTCTCCAAGCGATTGGAGACGATGCGTGCGAAATGGACCAGCGTGATGTgcaaccagcgtgatgtgtggggaaaaaaaaaaaaaaaaaagaaaaaaaagggggggggggttcaaatggctctgagcactatgggacttaacagctgtgatcatcagtcccctagaacttagatctacttaaacctaactcacctaaggacatcacacacatccgtgcccgaggcaggattcgaacctgcgaccgtagcggtcgcgcggttccagactgaagcgcctagaaccgctcggcagggcATAAAAGAGCAATACAGCtaaaaaaactgacgataccatacaactggtgtcatCCTGCTGGGAaacaatttcgcaataccactcgaaacagcGGCCGCCTATGTAGCTACACTTCTAATTGTTGCACGTGATATCGGTCTTATAAGCGTTAACGCTAGTTTAATTCTTGTTCCTTATTGAGGTCTATTTTTGTATACAGTATTTCAAACAGTACTTCaaagaataaatataaatttttacacataaacaatGCTTTAATAGAACTCACGGTCTTCGTGGACATCGTCACATGTGACTTCTTCATAACGAATGTCTAACACAGCACTAAAACGAAGATACTGTCAACAAAAAAGTAATTACAAGTAGAAATGCTGCCTTGAACAAATTTCTAATGTGAAAATACCTACAACTGTAGAAATTAGTTGTTCTGAATGGTAAGGTAATTTCGAAAGCAGACATAACGCCAATTTATACTCCGTGCAGTCCCAAGTCATTTCCTACTTCGTGTTTTATGCAAATtttgcagactttttttttaaatgaagaaagCGTCAGATCGATATGTTTTGAGAAATGAGCCCAGTATTGCGATTGGAGTCGAGGAGATGTTTCACCGAGTGAAGATATTCCACGCATTTCTTAGTCGAGGGACTGGCCATTTTTAACATTACCTCTGGTATTCTAGTCGGCAATCAACATTCTCTGGATGTCTactgttttacgtattgaatagagCCATATCCGACATACAAAAAAAGTTTAGCCTAGGTTTCGTTCCCACGAGTGTGACTCGTTATGTTTACGTTTGGTCAGCATTTGTTTCCACGAGTCGTTTTCGTCAGAGCACGGCAAGGAGTTAATGGATATCGAAAACTGAAATGCGTCATGTTATACGATGCACTACAAACGTGGCTCTTCTCATTAcatgttacagagatgatagaacgTTTTAGAAACGTAAATCTCCCTGTAGTCATTGGTACCTGTTGAAATATGCCGTTTTCCAGCTGTGAAGCCTAATCCGCTGAACTACGGTATGTACAGAAAACAAGAAAACTCTTGAGTCTCtgataatggttgttgttgttgtggtcttcagtcttgagactcgtttgatgcagctctccatgccactctatcctgtgcaagcttcttcatctcccagtacctactgcaacctacatccttctgaatctgcttagtgttaacATTGAAAATCAAACTACTGCTTTTTCTTCAGATTTGAAAATAAGTAatgtttttagaaaaaaatatgtttacatGTTGGACTAGTAGAGTAAGAGCTAACTTTTTTATCGTGACGTTTGTGCCGTCCAATAATCAGCCTGGTTGGCGTATCTACACTCGGTGGTTAATCCACCGCGCGGGTTTGATCTGCGTCAGGCTCACCCCTCTGTCTCTCTGCGCTGTACGAGCAGGCCCAGGATGATCGAAGACGTCATTCAATTGAGAGGTGCTTTCTAACGTAACCATTAGAAGCGAACAGTTCAGTAAATTATCATCTTTTCAAAGTAGAACAATTCGGCTTTTGGAGTAATTTATTGTTCGGTCGATTGGAACGGTCACAGCAGAGCGCCTCTGCCTTTGGGGACAATTGAGAGTTTTAAATGTTAGGCCGGAGATTAAACTGTTCTTGCGTACTTGTGGCTCTACTTTTTCGCTGTTCTTTTATACGCCATATGTATAAACATAATGATCCGAACTACGCGAGTCAGTTACCAACTCACATCATATTTATGCTGGCTATTCCTTCGCCGCGCAAAGCCGAACTCTACTCGTAAGTTTCCTGTCAAACTGCCATATTTGAGGGATGTGCTACAGCTTATATAAAGTGTAGCTCTTAAAGGTGTGCTTGCACCTGTGCGCCTTGCGGTGTTCCCCATACCGAAGTAGAGGTGCTCAGGGTGTACACTGGTGTGAATGGAATCACTTGCACGCACATGTTGAGAAGTTGGCATGTAACCTACACGCGCGCCTCTGCTTAGCGTGCGGGGGCAAGCACAGCAGCACCGAGACTAGGCGCAAAGCGCACGGTTGtatgaaggtgagtcaaatgaaaaccttaaatttgtcatAACAAATCGAAATatggcgccgttatcctgtaagttggtaagcgtgctacaaacagcgtacagaatggcctctaggtggcagcatagtgcaggtgcgcgcatactgtcgcagtatcagtataaagatggccgccccacttgcgacttgcaccagggaagaacagcgttctgttattcggtttttgcgtagtgaaggtgtgaaacctactgaaattcatcgacgaatgaaggttcagtacggtgatgcatgtttgtcacagcagcaagtctacgaagggagtaggaagttcgcaaatggtgtgacttcagtggaaaatgctcctcgtccaggtcagacacaacgagttgtcACTCTACAGAACATTGctgcagttgaagccgtagtgaaggaaaaccaccgagtgacgcTGAAGGACATTGCagcgtgtttacagattagtcatgggtcagcacacaacATTGTGCGTGAAGTGCTCCAGTTTCATAAAGATggttgccacggcagctgactcctgaaatgagagaacgacgtgttgatgcttgtgaagaagttcttcggcactttgaacgagaaggtgatggcttccttgcaagaattgttactggggacgaaacctaggttcacttccattttgagtgtcttcctcatccaccattctcaccagaccttgccccaagtgacttccatatgtttggaccactcaaagacgaaaCGCGAGTTAAGAAGTTCCGTtccgatgaagaggtacgccacgcggtgcatgagcggTTgctcagactaccaaaagaattttttcctaaaggaatttatgcactttgtaagcgctggaggacttgcatttagCGTgggggatattatgttgaaaagtgatacagctttgtaccacttctgcacaataaataatattaaaaaaatttaaggtttgcatttgactcaccctcgtaaatgcATCTTATTAGTCGCCAGGCACATTTTCTATAGTGTTCCGATAGATATTTGCAGTGTAGTTTTTCCTGTGTGTAGTTGGAGTTGGCCCAAACAAATTCTTTTCATAACGTCTTTCATGCGACACTAAGTGTCGACGGAAAACGTCGGtttggtttcaaaaatggttcaaatggctctgagcactatgggacttaacatctgacgtcatcagtcccctagaaattagaactacttaaacctaactaacctaaggacatcacacacatccatgctcgaggcaggattcgaacctgcgaccgtagcgttcacgcggttccagactgaagcgcctagaaccgcccggccacaccagccggcggttTGGTTTCCGTTACAAACAAAAGGATTTTTAAAGCGGAACTTTACGTACCCATCCGATACAATGATCACAAATTAAtttagtgtgatattcgttttgTAGAAATTATGGACAGAAACAGCTaatcacgaagaataaccagtactataTCAGCGAAAGCATCACCTTTGC
It includes:
- the LOC126272029 gene encoding uncharacterized protein LOC126272029; this encodes MDRVPLSRETVEAIKTKRQLERAWEEYGDAEDKRALSRQKRLVSRSVAEDRGARIQAVEGQRREAAARRAKAGGVRKVVARSGGDTLCGAVQMMKSLAVASKRQLGGGGGVRATQW